One Cheilinus undulatus linkage group 22, ASM1832078v1, whole genome shotgun sequence DNA window includes the following coding sequences:
- the cct7 gene encoding T-complex protein 1 subunit eta, whose translation MMPTPVILLKEGTDTSQGIPQLISNINACQVIAEAVRTTLGPRGMDKLMVDGRGKATISNDGATILKLLDVVHPAAKTLVDIARSQDAEVGDGTTSVTLLAAEFLKQLKPYVEEGLHPQTIIRAFRTATNLAVSKIKEIAVSVKKDDKQEQRQLLEKCAATALNSKLIAGQKGFFSKMVVDAVMLLDELLSLKMIGIKKVQGGALEDSQLISGVAFKKTFSYAGFEMQPKRYENPKIALLNVELELKAEKDNAEVRVKSVEDYQAIVDAEWNILYDKLEKIYQSGAKVVLSKLPIGDVATQYFADRDLFCAGRVQEEDLKRTMMACGGSIQTSVGAMTDDVLGQCELFEEVQVGGERYNFFKGCPKAKTCTIILRGGAEQFTEETERSLHDAIMIVRRAIKNDSIVAGGGAIEMELSKYLRDYSRTIPGKQQLLIGAYAKALEVIPRQLCDNAGFDATNILNKLRAKHAQGGMWYGVDINNEDIADNFANCVWEPSIVRINALTAASEAACLILSVDETIKNPRSSMDGPPGGAGRGRGRGRPHAH comes from the exons ATGATG ccCACACCGGTTATCCTGCTGAAGGAGGGGACTGACACGTCTCAAGGCATTCCTCAGCTCATCAGTAACATCAATGCCTGCCAG GTGATTGCTGAGGCTGTCAGGACCACCCTGGGGCCCAGGGGTATGGACAAACTGATGGTGGATGGCAGAG GCAAGGCCACAATCTCCAATGATGGAGCCACCATCCTAAAGCTGCTTGATGTGGTTCATCCGGCAGCCAAGACCCTTGTGGACATTGCTCGCTCCCAGGATGCAGAG GTTGGGGATGGTACCACCTCTGTCACTCTCCTGGCTGCTGAGTTCCTGAAGCAGCTAAAGCCGTACGTGGAGGAGGGTCTCCACCCTCAAACCATCATCAGAGCTTTCCGCACCGCCACCAACCTTGCTGTCAGCAAGATCAAGGAGATTGCTGTTTCTGTGAAGAAAGATGACAAGCA AGAGCAGAGGCAGCTTTTGGAGAAGTGTGCAGCCACAGCCCTAAACTCCAAGCTGATTGCTGGTCAGAAGGGATTCTTCTCCAAAATGGTGGTGGACGCCGTCATGCTCCTGGATGAGCTGCTTTCCCTGAAGATGATAGGAATCAAGAAGGTCCAGGGAGGGGCTCTTGAG GACTCCCAGTTGATCTCTGGGGTTGCATTTAAGAAGACCTTCTCCTATGCTGGGTTTGAGATGCAGCCTAAGCGCTATGAGAACCCAAAGATTGCCCTGCTCAATGTGGAGCTGGAGCTTAAGGCCGAGAAAGATAATGCTGAAGTCCGGGTGAAATCTGTGGAG GACTATCAGGCTATTGTGGACGCAGAGTGGAACATCCTGTATGACAAACTGGAGAAGATCTATCAGTCAGGAGCTAAGGTGGTGTTGTCCAAGTTGCCCATCGGCGATGTGGCCACCCAGTACTTTGCAGACCGAGACCTGTTCTGTGCTGGCAGGGTTCAGGAGGAGGATCTGAAGAGGACCATGATG GCCTGCGGTGGCTCCATCCAGACCTCAGTAGGAGCCATGACAGATGATGTCCTGGGACAGTGTGAACTCTTTGAAGAGGTTCAGGTTGGAGGAGAAAG GTATAACTTCTTCAAGGGCTGTCCGAAGGCAAAGACATGCACCATTATCCTGAGGGGTGGAGCCGAGCAGTTCACAGAGGAGACAGAGCGATCACTGCACGACGCCATTATGATCGTACGCAGGGCCATCAAG AATGACTCTATTGTAGCGGGTGGAGGAGCCATTGAGATGGAGCTATCTAAGTACCTCCGTGATTACTCCAGGACCATCCCTGGAAAGCAGCAGCTGTTGATTGGAGCGTATGCTAAGGCCCTGGAGGTCATCCCCAGACAGCTGTGTGACAATGCCGGCTTTGATGCCACCAACATTCTCAACAAACTGCGTGCCAAACATGCACAG GGTGGTATGTGGTACGGAGTCGATATCAACAACGAAGATATTGCAGATAACTTTGCTAACTGTGTCTGGGAGCCATCCATCGTGAGGATAAACGCTCTAACTGCAGCCTCAGAGGCAGCTTGCCTCATCCTTTCTGTGGATGAGACTATCAAGAACCCCCGCAGCTCTATGGATGGACCTCCAGGTGGCGCCGGCAGGGGCCGAGGCAGAGGAAGACCCCATGCTCACTAA